Proteins encoded by one window of Tubulanus polymorphus chromosome 7, tnTubPoly1.2, whole genome shotgun sequence:
- the LOC141908375 gene encoding cation-dependent mannose-6-phosphate receptor-like: MVNYVNIVVSCLLLLPEVLSDCTFPLHKVKTDVKQRLKPLIGKRFSATDADNKFSYSVGICTDAVKDEAPSDKAGVVQTSTKGGSKVIVGRYDNAQIMMGESWIFLEYDQGMKYKTHCNAESRRANIMLICDSTEEHGLLRIIEENTNKSQQCYYLFELSHRAVCTSSPSNGLSIGSIVVILFTVISLAYFLVGFLYQRFVVGAKGYEQIPNYSFWKDFGNLQADGCELICRSGRVTETRTYKGIGDDQLQHDDDDDDRDDHLLPMGLEDEEEVDVYHY, translated from the exons ATGGTCAATTACGTGAATATTGTAGTTTCGTGTTTATTACTCTTACCAGAGGTTCTCAGTGATTGTACTTTTCCATTACATAAAGTAAAAACCGATGTAAAACAACGATTAAAACCATTAATCGGTAAAAG ATTTTCAGCAACTGATGCAGATAACAAGTTTTCATACTCAGTTGGTATATGTACGGATGCTGTTAAAGATGAAGCTCCTTCAGACAAAGCCGGTGTTGTGCAAACATCAACAAAAGGTGGAAGTAAAGTAATTGTCGGCCGATATGACAATGCACAGATTATGATGGGTG AGTCGTGGATATTTTTGGAGTATGACCAGGGAATGAAATATAAGACACACTGTAACGCAGAAAGTCGTCGAGCGAATATTATGCTGATATGTGATTCAACCGAAGAACAC GGATTGTTGCGAATAATCGAAGAAAATACGAATAAATCGCAGCaatgttattatttatttgaGTTGAGTCACCGAGCGGTATGCACCTCATCACCTTCTAATGGTCTCAGTATAGGATCAATAGTAGTTATATT atttactGTAATTTCGTTAGCATATTTTTTGGTTGGATTTCTCTACCAACGTTTCGTAGTTGGAGCCAAGGGTTATGAACAAATTCCAAATTACAGTTTTTGGAAAGATTTCGGCAATTTACAAGCG GATGGTTGTGAACTGATTTGCCGGTCTGGACGAGTCACTGAAACACGAACGTATAAAGGAATCGGTGACGATCAGCTTCAacacgatgacgacgatgacgaccgAGATGATCATTTATTACCGAT GGGTTTAGAAGATGAGGAAGAAGTTGATGTGTATCATTATTAA
- the LOC141908955 gene encoding delta-stichotoxin-Sgt2a-like: protein MYKTLFVALAVFMVLGAVTAEETEVHIARRGVPCFCPGRFGLGQGTYWLIGGPSSNCCSWGIGKCCKN, encoded by the exons ATGTACAAGACTTTGTTCGTTGCTTTGGCCGTCTTCATGGTCCTCGGAGCCGTCACCGCTGAAG AGACGGAAGTACATATTGCCAGAAGAGGTGTACCATGTTTCTGCCCAGGAAGATTCGGTTTGGGCCAGGGAACCTACTGGCTGATCGGCGGACCAAGCAGCAACTGTTGCAGCTGGGGTATCGGCAAATGCTGCAAGAactaa
- the LOC141908886 gene encoding delta-actitoxin-Avd1c 4-like isoform X1, whose protein sequence is MFTKTLFVALAIFMVVGAIAAEEIAVEKRGIGCTCGSNGKRGTWWLIGGPSHNCCKGSGLAIGKCCW, encoded by the exons atgTTTACCAAAACTCTTTTCGTCGCCCTCGCCATTTTCATGGTCGTTGGAGCCATCGCTGCCGAAG AAATCGCTGTTGAGAAGAGAGGAATTGGTTGCACCTGCGGCAGCAACGGCAAAAGAGGAACCTGGTGGTTGATCGGTGGACCAAGCCATAACTGCTGTAAAGGTAGCGGATTGGCTATTGGAAAATGTTGCTGGTAA
- the LOC141909105 gene encoding delta-stichotoxin-Sgt2a-like → MYKTLFVALAVFMVLGAVTAEETEVHIARRGVPCFCPGRFGLGQGTYWLIGGPSSNCCSWGIGKCCKN, encoded by the exons ATGTACAAGACTTTGTTCGTTGCTTTGGCCGTCTTCATGGTCCTCGGAGCCGTCACCGCTGAAG AGACGGAAGTACATATTGCCAGAAGAGGTGTACCATGTTTCTGCCCAGGAAGATTCGGTTTGGGCCAGGGAACCTACTGGCTGATCGGCGGACCAAGCAGCAACTGTTGTAGCTGGGGTATCGGCAAATGCTGCAAGAACTAG
- the LOC141908886 gene encoding uncharacterized protein LOC141908886 isoform X2 — MFTKTLFVALAIFMVVGAVAAEEIAVEKRGIGCTCGSNGKRGTWWLIGGPSHNCCKGSGLAIGKCCW; from the exons ATGTTTACCAAAACTCTTTTCGTCGCCCTCGCCATTTTCATGGTCGTTGGAGCCGTCGCTGCCGAAG AAATCGCTGTTGAGAAGAGAGGAATTGGTTGCACCTGCGGCAGCAACGGCAAAAGAGGAACCTGGTGGTTGATCGGTGGACCAAGCCATAACTGCTGTAAAGGTAGCGGATTGGCTATTGGAAAATGTTGCTGGTAA
- the LOC141908647 gene encoding uncharacterized protein LOC141908647 isoform X2, protein MATVQRTPHINIRLPCSTDVGLCSFYRYGGCGNQLGEKGCERMDRCPYLHICPSYLAGCCIFRKKCKLNHKLLDDHNKVVLRVKFKQIDSIRCEENAREIVSKIFPKVCRNYNYAGEGCDRGDGCRYLHLCGKMVNRMCKRSGNCQLNHDHTDPHDKAILRKYQINLHRDRNWKLLHANLLFPGRRLKKDQRPCECPRGASTRAPARTSNVRKWFSTMTLRDEDRDEDSDDSATSLMSVPELSFRKTIAAQRH, encoded by the exons ATGGCTACAGTTCAGCGAACCCCGCACATAAACATACGATTACCATGTTCAACCGATGTGGGATTGTGTTCGTTCTATCGATATGGAGGCTGCGGTAACCAATTAGGCGAAAAGGGTTGCGAACGTATGGATCGTTGTCCGTATCTTCACATCTGTCCCTCATATCTGGCCGGATGTTGCATATTCAGAAAAAAGTGTAAGCTTAATCACAAACTCCTCGATGACCACAACAAG GTTGTTTTACGCGTGAAgtttaaacaaatagattccATTCGTTGCGAAGAAAACGCCCGGGAAATCGTCTCAAAGATTTTCCCGAAAGTTTGCCGTAATTACAACTACGCTGGCGAGGGTTGCGATAGGGGAGATGGATGTCGATATTTACACCTCTGCGGAAAAATGGTGAACCGTATGTGCAAACGAAGCGGTAATTGTCAGTTGAATCACGATCACACCGATCCACACGACAAGGCTATACTGCGTAAATACCAGATCAATTTACACAGAGATCGTAACTGGAAATTGCTGCACGCGAACTTACTCTTTCCCGGGCGGCGGCTGAAGAAGGACCAACGACCTTGCGAGTGCCCGAGAGGGGCTTCAACGAGAGCGCCAGCCAGAACGTCTAACGTAAGGAAATGGTTTTCAACAATGACGCTCAGAGATGAAGATAGGGACGAAGATAGTGATGATTCAGCAACTTCTCTTATGTCGGTTCCAGAATTGTCATTTCGTAAAACCATCGCCGCACAGAGGCACTAA
- the LOC141908647 gene encoding uncharacterized protein LOC141908647 isoform X1 — protein sequence MALISHHTEITERSLMATVQRTPHINIRLPCSTDVGLCSFYRYGGCGNQLGEKGCERMDRCPYLHICPSYLAGCCIFRKKCKLNHKLLDDHNKVVLRVKFKQIDSIRCEENAREIVSKIFPKVCRNYNYAGEGCDRGDGCRYLHLCGKMVNRMCKRSGNCQLNHDHTDPHDKAILRKYQINLHRDRNWKLLHANLLFPGRRLKKDQRPCECPRGASTRAPARTSNVRKWFSTMTLRDEDRDEDSDDSATSLMSVPELSFRKTIAAQRH from the exons AAAGATCATTAATGGCTACAGTTCAGCGAACCCCGCACATAAACATACGATTACCATGTTCAACCGATGTGGGATTGTGTTCGTTCTATCGATATGGAGGCTGCGGTAACCAATTAGGCGAAAAGGGTTGCGAACGTATGGATCGTTGTCCGTATCTTCACATCTGTCCCTCATATCTGGCCGGATGTTGCATATTCAGAAAAAAGTGTAAGCTTAATCACAAACTCCTCGATGACCACAACAAG GTTGTTTTACGCGTGAAgtttaaacaaatagattccATTCGTTGCGAAGAAAACGCCCGGGAAATCGTCTCAAAGATTTTCCCGAAAGTTTGCCGTAATTACAACTACGCTGGCGAGGGTTGCGATAGGGGAGATGGATGTCGATATTTACACCTCTGCGGAAAAATGGTGAACCGTATGTGCAAACGAAGCGGTAATTGTCAGTTGAATCACGATCACACCGATCCACACGACAAGGCTATACTGCGTAAATACCAGATCAATTTACACAGAGATCGTAACTGGAAATTGCTGCACGCGAACTTACTCTTTCCCGGGCGGCGGCTGAAGAAGGACCAACGACCTTGCGAGTGCCCGAGAGGGGCTTCAACGAGAGCGCCAGCCAGAACGTCTAACGTAAGGAAATGGTTTTCAACAATGACGCTCAGAGATGAAGATAGGGACGAAGATAGTGATGATTCAGCAACTTCTCTTATGTCGGTTCCAGAATTGTCATTTCGTAAAACCATCGCCGCACAGAGGCACTAA